Proteins encoded in a region of the Verrucomicrobiia bacterium genome:
- a CDS encoding FtsK/SpoIIIE domain-containing protein, whose translation MSKHLRVTEVLELLAQLQTTVRDFATRGKALDQQFRFQTSSTRRTGDATIADLEARLAGTLTDVENQFQAIKEKLEARHAARQKRLARAQKSSHGQRQQEVNDFEGKQKYQLQRELLQNERRLETGLANEESIYAEFTTRMTESLGHFNSLDHAVQKTFGSNKKFNLLLEAVAVEKSPDATSTHEQDLKELNELTDRTNAELAQFQKLFLPSLFRSQSDPLAAQIAQSILRGRKLAAAVSNKSAAHHAAELQHIKDVCTATTNSLNEHWSRVVAEASSLREKFTRNVAERHANALRRSEHLLHKQLQQFKQQHQAQSVLLREEADIKKKQHGENRDLKVGQFARDYEAQRQELLASLHNILKPIYERFEAHMAVTNDKSPDWPEHLATDWQPPAEFVSAAKFASLEVDVDKLAEVNLGEINLPLPGPARFTLPLSLNYPWNGSILLETSQTDAEAIDSLNNIMLRLLEQSPPGRASFTIIDPVGLGQSFAGIMHLADYGDHLINSRIWTQPQQIEKKLTELSEHMEKVIQMYLRNEYESITEYNEKAGTIAEKYHFLVVSGFPANFSEQAARRLLSIATSGARCGVFTLIQWDRRQSVPHDFLGDELRKSSVSLTNKGGAFAFSNFNSNGLRLTLDRSPSADFVTEFIQRVGQWNINSNRIEVPFSHVVPPETEQWSLETSKELRVPIGRTGATKLQYLAIGQGTRQHALIAGKTGSGKSTLFHVIITNLALWCSPEQVEFYLVDFKKGVEFKCYARRNLPHARVIAIESDREFGLSVLQKLDDELRRRGELFRKLGVQDVAGYRRAGGTEPIPRSLLLIDEFQELFVEDDRVSQGAALLLDRIVRQGRAFGIHVILGSQSLGGAYTLARTTMGQMVIRIALQCNEADAYLIMNENNPAPRMLTRPGEGIYNDMAGSMEGNSPFQTVWLSDDIRDHYLDRVVAMNLLRPSSLPAPIVFEGNEPADVKTNDWLQPLQSAGRVTTPAQASIWLGTPNSIKSATEVVFQRQSGSNLLVVGQNPEATLSIIAVSLVALAAQYPPGKMRAIVIDGSLPGSSERAYLDAVVSAVPQEIIIARGNEVDEQMRSLAQDLQKRTENTADVEFPVTFVFIHDLQKHKRLRYEEDFSFSTDDNAPVNPGKIFEQIITQGSAMGIHLLVFCDTFNNVNRFINRKAMTEFEMRILFQMSTNDSASLIDSAKASNLGLHRAIYYNEQTGDLEIFRPYSLPTREWLEKAGGETAQPK comes from the coding sequence GTGAGTAAACATCTTCGGGTAACAGAAGTGCTGGAACTTCTCGCTCAGTTACAGACTACAGTTCGTGATTTCGCGACAAGGGGAAAGGCTCTGGACCAGCAATTCCGGTTTCAAACCAGTTCCACGCGCCGTACCGGTGATGCCACCATCGCGGATTTGGAGGCCCGCCTGGCGGGCACCCTGACGGATGTGGAGAACCAGTTTCAGGCCATCAAAGAAAAACTTGAAGCACGCCACGCCGCCCGTCAGAAACGGCTCGCGCGCGCTCAGAAATCCAGTCACGGCCAGCGTCAGCAGGAGGTAAATGATTTCGAAGGCAAACAGAAATACCAGTTGCAGCGCGAACTCCTGCAGAATGAACGCCGGCTGGAAACCGGCCTGGCCAACGAAGAAAGCATTTATGCGGAGTTCACAACCAGGATGACTGAATCCTTGGGGCATTTTAATTCCCTGGATCACGCTGTTCAAAAAACATTCGGCTCGAACAAAAAATTCAATCTGCTGCTGGAGGCGGTGGCGGTTGAAAAAAGTCCTGATGCCACCTCCACGCACGAGCAAGACCTTAAAGAATTGAACGAACTGACCGACCGCACGAACGCTGAGTTAGCCCAGTTCCAGAAACTATTCCTGCCCTCATTATTCCGCTCCCAGTCCGATCCGCTGGCCGCACAGATCGCCCAGTCCATTCTCCGGGGACGCAAGCTGGCCGCGGCGGTCTCCAACAAATCTGCGGCGCACCACGCAGCCGAACTGCAACACATCAAGGACGTTTGCACTGCCACCACCAATTCCTTGAATGAGCATTGGTCAAGAGTCGTGGCCGAAGCCTCCTCATTGCGCGAGAAATTCACCAGGAATGTCGCTGAACGACATGCCAATGCGCTGCGCCGCAGCGAGCATCTGCTGCATAAGCAATTGCAGCAATTCAAGCAACAACATCAGGCACAGTCGGTCCTATTGCGCGAGGAAGCAGACATCAAAAAAAAGCAGCATGGTGAAAATCGCGACCTGAAAGTCGGGCAGTTTGCCAGAGACTATGAAGCTCAACGCCAGGAACTGCTTGCCTCTCTTCATAATATCCTCAAGCCGATCTATGAACGGTTTGAAGCCCACATGGCGGTCACGAATGATAAGTCCCCGGATTGGCCGGAGCATCTGGCGACAGACTGGCAACCACCCGCAGAATTCGTCAGCGCGGCCAAATTCGCCAGCCTGGAAGTGGATGTCGATAAACTCGCAGAGGTCAACTTGGGTGAAATCAATCTCCCCCTGCCCGGTCCGGCACGATTCACCTTGCCGCTCTCGTTGAACTACCCATGGAACGGCTCCATTCTGCTCGAGACTTCGCAAACGGATGCTGAAGCGATTGATTCGTTGAACAACATCATGTTGCGTTTGCTGGAGCAGTCGCCACCGGGACGCGCGAGCTTCACTATCATTGATCCGGTGGGGCTTGGACAAAGTTTCGCCGGCATCATGCACCTCGCCGATTACGGCGATCATCTGATTAACAGTCGCATCTGGACGCAGCCGCAGCAGATCGAGAAAAAGCTCACGGAACTGAGCGAACACATGGAAAAGGTCATCCAGATGTACCTTCGCAACGAATACGAGAGCATCACCGAGTATAACGAAAAAGCAGGTACAATCGCCGAGAAGTATCATTTTCTCGTAGTTTCAGGTTTCCCTGCCAACTTTAGCGAACAGGCGGCCCGTCGCCTTCTCAGCATCGCAACCAGCGGTGCCCGGTGCGGAGTTTTCACGCTTATCCAATGGGATCGCCGCCAGTCTGTACCGCATGATTTTCTGGGCGATGAATTGCGGAAAAGCAGCGTCAGCCTCACAAACAAAGGCGGCGCATTTGCCTTCTCCAACTTCAACAGTAACGGTCTCAGGCTTACCTTGGATCGTTCCCCTTCGGCAGATTTCGTCACCGAATTCATCCAGCGTGTCGGTCAATGGAATATCAACTCCAACCGCATAGAAGTACCCTTCTCGCATGTGGTGCCGCCGGAAACGGAGCAATGGTCGCTTGAGACATCCAAGGAACTGCGCGTGCCCATCGGCCGCACTGGCGCGACAAAGCTGCAGTATCTCGCCATCGGTCAAGGCACACGACAGCATGCGCTCATCGCTGGCAAAACGGGTTCCGGAAAATCCACCCTCTTCCACGTCATCATAACCAACCTCGCTCTGTGGTGCAGTCCTGAGCAGGTGGAGTTTTATCTGGTGGACTTCAAAAAAGGTGTGGAGTTCAAATGCTACGCCAGGCGCAATCTGCCGCATGCCCGCGTCATCGCCATTGAGAGCGATCGCGAGTTCGGTCTTAGCGTCTTGCAAAAATTGGATGATGAATTGCGCCGCCGGGGCGAACTCTTCCGGAAACTCGGTGTGCAAGATGTGGCTGGCTACAGGCGCGCGGGCGGTACAGAACCCATTCCGCGTTCACTATTGTTGATCGATGAGTTTCAGGAACTGTTTGTGGAAGATGATCGTGTCTCGCAAGGTGCTGCGCTTTTGCTGGACCGTATTGTACGCCAAGGCCGTGCCTTCGGCATCCATGTCATCCTAGGGTCACAAAGCCTCGGGGGTGCTTATACCCTCGCGCGCACGACGATGGGGCAGATGGTGATCCGCATCGCCCTGCAATGTAATGAAGCAGATGCATATCTCATCATGAATGAGAACAATCCCGCTCCGCGAATGCTGACCCGCCCTGGCGAAGGCATCTACAATGACATGGCGGGATCGATGGAAGGCAACAGCCCTTTCCAAACCGTCTGGCTCTCCGACGACATCCGGGATCATTACCTCGACAGGGTGGTCGCAATGAATCTCCTGCGGCCGAGCTCATTGCCCGCCCCCATCGTCTTTGAAGGCAATGAACCAGCCGATGTAAAAACGAACGATTGGCTGCAACCGTTGCAGTCGGCCGGGCGCGTCACAACTCCCGCACAAGCCTCGATATGGCTCGGCACGCCAAACTCCATTAAAAGCGCGACCGAAGTTGTGTTCCAACGCCAAAGCGGCAGCAACCTGCTTGTCGTCGGACAAAACCCCGAAGCGACCCTCTCCATTATCGCCGTCTCACTCGTCGCATTGGCCGCCCAATATCCGCCAGGAAAAATGCGGGCCATAGTCATCGACGGATCCCTGCCCGGTTCAAGCGAACGGGCTTATTTGGATGCTGTTGTCAGCGCTGTCCCTCAGGAGATCATCATCGCTCGCGGAAATGAAGTAGACGAACAAATGCGCTCACTCGCGCAGGATTTGCAGAAACGAACGGAAAATACTGCAGACGTTGAATTTCCCGTGACGTTCGTGTTCATCCATGATCTGCAAAAGCATAAACGGTTGCGTTATGAGGAAGATTTCAGCTTCTCCACTGACGACAACGCTCCAGTCAACCCGGGCAAAATCTTCGAACAGATCATCACCCAAGGTTCAGCTATGGGGATTCACCTTCTGGTCTTTTGTGACACGTTCAACAACGTGAACCGGTTCATCAATCGCAAGGCGATGACGGAATTCGAGATGCGTATCCTCTTCCAGATGAGCACAAACGACTCTGCCAGCCTTATTGATTCCGCCAAGGCCTCCAACCTCGGATTGCATCGAGCAATTTATTATAATGAGCAAACCGGAGATTTGGAAATATTCCGCCCTTACTCTCTGCCGACGAGAGAGTGGCTGGAGAAAGCAGGCGGTGAGACGGCCCAGCCGAAGTAG